The Deinococcus sp. AJ005 genome includes a window with the following:
- a CDS encoding ribonucleotide-diphosphate reductase subunit beta produces the protein MSSQPFSATNWSDPEDSFSATFYEKYTSQLWFPEEIPLNNDALVWKTLSDAERWTYIHASAGLNALDTLQGEVGMPALRGLVDGHIRKATLQFQGMMEDIHARSYSMMNKTFLSTTEEREVFEWVRSQPHLQFKIAFIQDIFHGPDVSALGLWKKMVVSCMLETSLFYSGFFYPLYLAGQGRMVSAGEIFNLIILDEALHGVYVALLAQEKFNLLNAAEQAYAKAWYAETLQTLYKNELAYTEVLYADVGLAGDVKRFIRFNFNVLADNLDLERTFPDEEINPVVQNGIQSRGTTHDFFSAKGSSYSKMTTEAITDADIDALWCGHFPDLQPTVRVSHD, from the coding sequence ATGTCATCCCAACCCTTCTCCGCCACCAACTGGTCTGACCCCGAGGACAGCTTCTCCGCCACCTTCTACGAGAAGTACACCTCCCAGTTGTGGTTTCCCGAGGAAATCCCCCTGAACAACGACGCGCTGGTCTGGAAGACCCTCAGTGATGCTGAACGCTGGACCTACATCCACGCCTCGGCGGGCCTGAACGCGCTGGACACTTTGCAGGGCGAGGTGGGAATGCCCGCCCTGCGCGGCTTGGTAGACGGTCACATCCGCAAAGCGACGCTGCAATTTCAGGGCATGATGGAGGACATCCACGCCCGCAGCTACAGCATGATGAACAAGACCTTCCTGTCCACCACCGAGGAACGCGAGGTCTTTGAGTGGGTGCGGTCGCAGCCCCACCTGCAATTCAAGATTGCCTTCATCCAGGACATTTTTCACGGTCCAGATGTGTCCGCGCTGGGCCTGTGGAAGAAGATGGTGGTGTCGTGCATGCTGGAAACGTCGCTGTTCTACAGTGGATTTTTCTATCCGCTGTATCTGGCCGGGCAGGGCCGGATGGTTTCGGCAGGCGAGATTTTTAATCTGATTATCTTGGACGAGGCGCTGCATGGCGTGTACGTGGCGCTGCTGGCCCAGGAGAAATTCAACCTGCTGAACGCCGCCGAGCAGGCATATGCGAAAGCGTGGTACGCCGAGACGCTGCAAACACTCTACAAAAATGAGCTTGCTTACACCGAAGTCCTGTACGCGGACGTGGGACTGGCCGGAGACGTCAAACGCTTTATCCGCTTCAACTTCAACGTACTGGCCGACAATCTGGATCTGGAACGCACCTTCCCCGACGAGGAGATCAACCCCGTGGTCCAGAACGGCATCCAGTCGCGCGGCACCACCCACGATTTCTTCAGCGCCAAGGGCAGCAGTTACAGCAAAATGACCACCGAGGCCATCACTGACGCGGACATTGACGCGCTGTGGTGTGGCCATTTTCCTGATCTTCAGCCCACTGTGCGGGTCAGCCATGACTGA
- the nrdE gene encoding class 1b ribonucleoside-diphosphate reductase subunit alpha, with protein MERWIELNNKVLAGTLVQPQHDLEALQVYFQEKVNPNTVFFHNLKEKIRYLTEQGVWDVGVFERYTPDEVQAVFERAYSYKFRFQSFMGAYKFYNEYATMTPDRTRWLERYEDRLSITALSRSDTVEGALELVHHLVNQTFTPATPTLMNSGKANTGRLVSCFLLQDCTDNLDSITKTLSFVAELSKGGGGIGVEVSNLRARGESLRGIQNVTKGVMGVAKMLDNMLRYADQAGQRPGAGAIYLSVMHADFLDTLGAKKIATDEDARLKTLSVGATIPDVFIEKVRAGEDIYQFFPHSLWQETGREFTDINWTTEYDALADNPRIRKKRVAARRILEEIAVTQGESGYPYLLFEGHANRANPIPNVGTIKMSNLCSEILQPTTPSYFHAYGQESKDRIGLDVSCNLASLVIEQTMGSRDLGRVVGAAVRMLDNVAQSTHITEVPAVRRANEEMRSIGLGAMGLQSFLAGKELIYGSPEALEFVDVFFAAVHYHARKASMEIARDTGFVFGGFQGSRYQSGEHFAQYLDRDFAPKMPEVAALFDGHALPTRADWEQLVADIKQHGLAHSFVMAVAPTGSISYVSHASASIMPITEKVETRTSNKARTIYPMPHLSAETEWYYEEAYDMDQRRVLDTVAAAQRHVDQGISCTLFIPASATTRTLQAYYLYAYRLGIKTLYYTRLRKSNLQECLSCVV; from the coding sequence ATGGAACGTTGGATTGAACTGAACAACAAAGTACTGGCCGGAACGCTGGTGCAGCCGCAACACGATCTGGAAGCCTTGCAGGTCTACTTCCAGGAAAAGGTCAACCCCAACACGGTCTTCTTCCACAACCTCAAGGAGAAGATTCGTTACCTGACCGAGCAGGGCGTGTGGGATGTGGGGGTGTTTGAACGCTACACGCCGGACGAGGTGCAGGCCGTCTTTGAACGCGCCTACAGCTACAAATTCCGTTTTCAGTCCTTCATGGGCGCGTACAAGTTTTACAACGAGTACGCCACCATGACCCCGGACCGCACGCGCTGGCTGGAGCGTTACGAGGACCGCCTGAGTATCACTGCCCTGAGCCGCTCGGACACCGTGGAAGGGGCGCTGGAACTGGTGCATCATCTGGTCAACCAGACCTTCACCCCCGCCACGCCCACGCTGATGAACTCCGGCAAGGCCAACACGGGCCGCCTGGTCAGTTGCTTTCTCTTGCAAGACTGCACCGACAATCTGGATTCCATCACCAAAACCCTGTCCTTCGTGGCCGAACTGAGCAAGGGCGGCGGCGGCATCGGCGTGGAGGTCAGCAACCTGCGCGCACGCGGTGAAAGTCTGCGCGGCATCCAGAACGTCACCAAGGGTGTGATGGGCGTCGCCAAGATGCTGGACAACATGCTCCGGTACGCCGATCAGGCCGGACAGCGCCCCGGCGCGGGGGCCATCTATCTGAGCGTGATGCACGCCGACTTTCTGGACACCCTGGGGGCCAAGAAGATCGCCACCGATGAGGACGCCCGGCTCAAGACCCTCAGTGTGGGCGCCACCATTCCTGACGTCTTCATTGAGAAGGTGCGTGCGGGTGAGGACATTTACCAGTTCTTCCCCCATTCGCTGTGGCAGGAAACCGGGCGCGAATTCACCGACATCAACTGGACGACGGAATACGACGCGCTGGCCGACAACCCTCGCATCCGCAAGAAGCGCGTCGCGGCTCGCCGGATTCTGGAAGAAATCGCCGTGACGCAGGGGGAGAGCGGCTACCCCTACCTGCTGTTTGAGGGCCACGCCAACCGCGCCAACCCGATTCCCAACGTCGGTACCATCAAGATGAGCAACCTGTGTTCCGAGATTCTGCAACCCACCACGCCCAGTTATTTTCACGCTTACGGGCAGGAAAGCAAGGACCGCATCGGGCTGGACGTGTCGTGCAATCTGGCCTCGCTGGTGATTGAGCAGACGATGGGCAGCCGCGATCTTGGCCGCGTGGTGGGCGCTGCCGTGCGGATGCTGGACAACGTCGCGCAGTCCACCCACATCACCGAGGTTCCCGCTGTGCGCCGCGCCAACGAGGAAATGCGCTCCATTGGCCTGGGCGCGATGGGCCTGCAGTCCTTCCTGGCGGGCAAGGAACTGATCTATGGCTCTCCCGAGGCTTTGGAATTTGTGGACGTATTCTTCGCCGCCGTGCATTACCACGCCCGCAAAGCGAGTATGGAAATCGCGCGGGACACGGGCTTTGTCTTCGGGGGCTTCCAGGGCAGCCGGTACCAGTCCGGCGAACACTTCGCCCAGTATCTGGACCGGGACTTTGCGCCAAAAATGCCCGAAGTCGCGGCCCTGTTTGACGGTCACGCCCTGCCCACCCGCGCCGACTGGGAGCAGCTTGTGGCCGATATCAAGCAGCACGGTCTGGCGCATTCGTTCGTGATGGCCGTTGCCCCCACTGGGAGCATCAGCTACGTGTCTCACGCCAGCGCCAGCATCATGCCGATCACGGAAAAGGTGGAAACGCGCACCAGCAACAAGGCGCGGACCATCTATCCCATGCCGCACCTGAGTGCCGAGACCGAGTGGTACTACGAGGAAGCCTACGACATGGACCAGCGCCGCGTGCTAGACACCGTGGCCGCCGCGCAACGCCATGTAGATCAGGGCATTTCCTGCACGCTGTTCATCCCCGCCAGCGCCACCACCCGCACCCTGCAAGCCTATTATCTGTACGCCTATCGCCTGGGTATCAAAACCCTGTACTACACGCGCCTGCGCAAGTCCAACCTGCAAGAGTGCCTGAGCTGCGTGGTCTGA
- the nrdI gene encoding class Ib ribonucleoside-diphosphate reductase assembly flavoprotein NrdI, producing the protein MLLAYDSLTGNVRRLARELAGQLGAEAVDVRSHVPNTEYLLLTYTFGTGQVPDTTHTFLDQHGHLLRGVVSSGSYHWGQNFARAADVIAARYGVPIVAKINKGGTAADRVRVLTWLRERSA; encoded by the coding sequence ATGCTGCTGGCCTACGACTCTCTGACGGGAAACGTGCGGCGGCTGGCGCGGGAACTGGCCGGGCAACTGGGCGCGGAAGCGGTGGACGTACGGTCGCATGTTCCCAACACTGAATACCTGCTGCTGACCTACACCTTCGGCACGGGGCAGGTGCCGGACACCACCCACACTTTTCTGGACCAGCACGGGCATCTGCTGCGCGGCGTGGTCTCCAGCGGCTCGTACCACTGGGGTCAGAATTTTGCGCGGGCGGCGGACGTGATCGCGGCGCGGTACGGCGTCCCCATCGTCGCCAAGATCAACAAGGGCGGCACCGCCGCAGACCGCGTGCGCGTGCTGACGTGGCTCAGGGAGCGCAGTGCTTAA
- a CDS encoding acyl-CoA thioesterase — translation MTYSPTLDPANLPPRPHTAETRVTHVVFPGDTNHHGTLFGGEALSFMDSAAFIAATRYCRRKVVTRHLDAMEFSRAIPQGSLVELVARVVKTGRSSMTVLVELFIEQMYSEHRELGCTGTFVLVAIDDDGQPTPVPRLEG, via the coding sequence ATGACCTACTCTCCCACGCTGGACCCCGCAAACCTTCCTCCCCGTCCTCACACTGCCGAGACGCGCGTCACGCATGTGGTCTTTCCCGGCGACACCAACCACCACGGCACGCTGTTCGGCGGCGAGGCCCTGTCATTCATGGACAGCGCCGCCTTTATCGCTGCCACGCGCTACTGCCGCCGCAAGGTGGTCACGCGGCATCTGGACGCGATGGAATTCTCACGTGCCATTCCGCAAGGCAGTCTGGTGGAACTCGTCGCCCGCGTGGTCAAGACTGGGCGCAGCAGCATGACCGTGCTGGTGGAACTGTTCATTGAGCAGATGTACAGCGAGCACCGCGAACTGGGCTGCACCGGAACCTTCGTGCTGGTGGCGATTGACGATGATGGGCAGCCCACCCCCGTTCCCCGGCTGGAAGGCTGA
- a CDS encoding NAD(P)-dependent alcohol dehydrogenase has translation MPTVNAYAAQNATTPLAPFQIERRDLRPGDVQIEILFSGVCHSDIHQARSEWGPGLYPMVPGHEIVGRVTAVGEQVQGFKPGDLAGVGVMIDSCQECPSCAEGLEQYCENGHTTTYNSRERGSGNLTFGGYSSSIVVREEFVLRVPESLDLKAVAPLLCAGITMYSPLMHWKIGPGHRVAIVGLGGLGHMGIKLAAALGAEVTLFTTSQSKADDALRLGAHNVIISSDPEAMKAARASFDFILSTVPTSHDLAPYLRTLKLDGQLVIVGAIDPVGVHGGLLITHRRSVSGSNIGGLAETQEMLDFCAEHGIVADIELIDMQDINTAYDRMIRNDVKYRFVINMASLGRDAAAD, from the coding sequence CCGCCCAGAACGCCACCACCCCCCTCGCCCCCTTTCAGATCGAGCGGCGTGACCTGCGCCCGGGCGACGTTCAGATCGAGATCCTGTTCAGTGGAGTCTGTCACTCGGACATTCATCAGGCCCGCAGCGAGTGGGGGCCGGGGCTATACCCGATGGTGCCCGGTCATGAGATTGTGGGCCGCGTTACGGCGGTGGGCGAACAGGTCCAGGGCTTTAAACCAGGCGATCTGGCTGGGGTAGGGGTCATGATCGACAGTTGCCAGGAGTGTCCGAGTTGCGCCGAGGGTCTGGAGCAGTACTGCGAGAACGGGCACACCACCACCTACAACTCCCGTGAGCGGGGCAGTGGCAACCTGACCTTCGGCGGCTATTCGAGTTCTATCGTGGTGCGCGAGGAATTCGTACTCCGTGTCCCGGAGTCGCTGGACCTCAAGGCGGTGGCCCCGCTGCTGTGCGCAGGCATCACCATGTATTCGCCGCTGATGCACTGGAAGATTGGCCCGGGCCACCGCGTCGCCATCGTGGGGCTGGGCGGGCTGGGACACATGGGCATCAAGCTGGCCGCCGCGCTGGGGGCCGAGGTTACCCTCTTCACGACCTCCCAGAGCAAGGCCGACGACGCCTTACGTCTGGGTGCCCACAACGTGATCATCAGCAGTGACCCTGAGGCCATGAAGGCGGCGCGTGCCAGCTTCGACTTCATCCTGAGCACGGTGCCGACCAGCCATGATCTCGCGCCATATCTCAGAACCCTCAAGCTTGACGGACAACTGGTCATCGTCGGGGCAATCGATCCGGTAGGTGTCCACGGCGGCTTGCTGATCACACACCGCCGCAGCGTCTCGGGCAGCAACATCGGTGGACTCGCCGAAACCCAGGAGATGCTCGATTTCTGCGCCGAACACGGCATCGTGGCCGATATCGAACTGATCGACATGCAGGACATCAATACTGCCTATGACCGGATGATCCGCAACGACGTGAAATACCGCTTCGTGATCAATATGGCCTCGCTGGGGCGTGACGCTGCGGCGGACTGA